One Polaribacter sp. SA4-12 genomic window carries:
- a CDS encoding glycosyltransferase family 4 protein, producing MKIGMILDAPFPPDPRVENEAVSLVNAGHEVFLFCLKYADEKASEIINGIQVKRYYSNKLEYKLSALAYTIPLYSFLMKQKIHRFIKETEIDALHIHDIRIAEAVFNANQKFELPVVLDLHDNMPEVMKLYPHLQKFPGKYIISPSKWKKKEREFIEKANKVISVSPEFLENLEKRIPASKDKLVLVPNTIRQSFYKDYQVDETITNRYKDDFVILYLGDTHLRRGLQTAIESLCYLKEIIPNIRLVIVGRNTTDVILKQKVVNLKLEDFVDFEGWKNVSLFQSYILASDICISPLHRNLQHDVAYANKIFQYMSFAKPLLVSDATAQKRLVENNNTGLIHKEKDVSDFSDKILKLYKDEALRNELGQNGKEFIENEFSWEQTSKKLLHLYDNLES from the coding sequence ATGAAAATAGGAATGATACTTGATGCTCCGTTTCCACCTGATCCTAGAGTAGAAAATGAAGCAGTTTCTTTGGTAAACGCAGGACATGAAGTTTTTCTTTTTTGTTTAAAATATGCTGATGAAAAAGCATCCGAAATAATTAATGGAATTCAGGTAAAAAGATATTATTCAAATAAATTAGAGTATAAATTATCCGCTTTAGCGTATACAATACCTTTGTATAGTTTCTTGATGAAACAGAAAATTCATCGTTTTATAAAAGAAACAGAAATTGATGCATTACATATTCATGATATAAGAATTGCCGAAGCTGTTTTTAACGCAAATCAAAAGTTTGAATTACCAGTAGTTTTAGATTTACATGATAATATGCCAGAAGTGATGAAGTTGTATCCGCATCTTCAGAAATTCCCAGGAAAATATATTATATCTCCATCAAAATGGAAAAAGAAAGAAAGAGAATTTATAGAAAAAGCAAATAAAGTCATTTCTGTTTCTCCTGAATTTCTTGAGAATTTAGAAAAAAGAATTCCTGCTTCAAAAGACAAGTTAGTTTTAGTGCCAAATACGATTAGACAGTCTTTTTACAAGGATTATCAGGTAGATGAAACAATCACCAATAGATATAAAGATGATTTTGTAATCTTGTATTTAGGTGATACACATTTAAGAAGAGGATTGCAAACAGCTATTGAATCTCTTTGTTATTTAAAGGAAATAATTCCTAATATTAGGTTAGTAATTGTTGGTAGAAATACGACAGATGTAATTCTGAAACAGAAGGTTGTCAACTTAAAATTAGAAGATTTTGTCGATTTTGAAGGTTGGAAAAATGTTTCATTATTTCAATCTTATATTTTAGCAAGTGATATTTGTATTTCTCCTTTGCATAGAAACTTGCAACACGATGTTGCATATGCGAATAAGATTTTTCAATATATGAGTTTTGCAAAACCACTTTTAGTAAGTGATGCAACTGCACAGAAAAGATTGGTAGAAAATAATAATACAGGATTGATTCATAAAGAAAAAGATGTAAGTGATTTTTCTGATAAAATTCTAAAGCTTTATAAAGATGAAGCGTTAAGAAATGAATTAGGTCAAAATGGAAAAGAGTTTATAGAAAACGAGTTTTCTTGGGAGCAAACATCAAAAAAACTGCTACATTTATACGATAATTTAGAATCTTGA